A section of the Triticum dicoccoides isolate Atlit2015 ecotype Zavitan chromosome 7A, WEW_v2.0, whole genome shotgun sequence genome encodes:
- the LOC119328003 gene encoding uncharacterized protein LOC119328003 isoform X3: protein MRKEEKDQKKGKGAVGRRREDEYLDGDDNQEDEPTHKGTDAGHQNDDSSSCTTSRCDGYRFGSLHGRAECYYLDV, encoded by the exons ATGAGGAAGGAGGAGAAAGACCAGAAGAAGGGCAAGGGAG CAGTAGGACGACGACGAGAGGACGAGTACCTCGACGGCGACGACAACCAGGAGGATGAACCCACCCACAAGGGCACCGACGCCGGCCATCAGAACGACGACTCTTCGTCCTGCACCACCTCACGCTGCGACGGCTACAG GTTTGGTTCACTTCATGGAAGGGCAGAATGCTACTATTTAGATGTTTGA
- the LOC119328003 gene encoding uncharacterized protein LOC119328003 isoform X2, which translates to MPLAVLYASSHGSSCGCACWTLLLHHKAAAEEGLIHHHAMAAKRKVVEGDEEGGERPEEGQGRFLYSLLNTNGVLLCLITMAGCLFNFCVRNNGDQVRLPVRSSTATVTVSSRTTTRGRVPRRRRQPGG; encoded by the exons ATGCCTCTGGCGGTCCTCTACGCCTCGTCGCATGGCTCCTCATGCGGCTGCGCCTGCTGGACGCTGCTTCTCCACCACAAGGCAGCGGCAGAGGAGGGCCTTATCCACCACCACGCAATGGCAGCCAAG AGAAAAGTAGTAGAAGGGGATGAGGAAGGAGGAGAAAGACCAGAAGAAGGGCAAGGGAG ATTTCTTTACAGCTTGTTGAATACCAATGGTGTTCTCCTCTGTTTGATTACTATGGCTGGTTGCTTGTTTAACTTTTGTGTGAGAAATAATGGAGATCAAGTGAG ATTACCTGTGAGGTCGTCCACCGCGACTGTCACTGTGAG CAGTAGGACGACGACGAGAGGACGAGTACCTCGACGGCGACGACAACCAGGAGGATGA
- the LOC119328003 gene encoding uncharacterized protein LOC119328003 isoform X1 — protein sequence MPLAVLYASSHGSSCGCACWTLLLHHKAAAEEGLIHHHAMAAKRKVVEGDEEGGERPEEGQGRFLYSLLNTNGVLLCLITMAGCLFNFCVRNNGDQVRLPVRSSTATVTVRLVISLQTLLYCSLVRFYAAGCETKLGGGVCDEVWFSA from the exons ATGCCTCTGGCGGTCCTCTACGCCTCGTCGCATGGCTCCTCATGCGGCTGCGCCTGCTGGACGCTGCTTCTCCACCACAAGGCAGCGGCAGAGGAGGGCCTTATCCACCACCACGCAATGGCAGCCAAG AGAAAAGTAGTAGAAGGGGATGAGGAAGGAGGAGAAAGACCAGAAGAAGGGCAAGGGAG ATTTCTTTACAGCTTGTTGAATACCAATGGTGTTCTCCTCTGTTTGATTACTATGGCTGGTTGCTTGTTTAACTTTTGTGTGAGAAATAATGGAGATCAAGTGAG ATTACCTGTGAGGTCGTCCACCGCGACTGTCACTGTGAGGTTGGTTATTTCCCTACAAACATTGCTCTATTGTAGCCTAGTTCGTTTCTATGCTGCTGGTTGTGAAACCAAACTAGGTGGGGGTGTGTGTGATGAGGTTTGGTTTAGTGCTTGA
- the LOC119328003 gene encoding uncharacterized protein LOC119328003 isoform X4 produces MRKEEKDQKKGKGVGRRREDEYLDGDDNQEDEPTHKGTDAGHQNDDSSSCTTSRCDGYRFGSLHGRAECYYLDV; encoded by the exons ATGAGGAAGGAGGAGAAAGACCAGAAGAAGGGCAAGGGAG TAGGACGACGACGAGAGGACGAGTACCTCGACGGCGACGACAACCAGGAGGATGAACCCACCCACAAGGGCACCGACGCCGGCCATCAGAACGACGACTCTTCGTCCTGCACCACCTCACGCTGCGACGGCTACAG GTTTGGTTCACTTCATGGAAGGGCAGAATGCTACTATTTAGATGTTTGA